From Phalacrocorax carbo chromosome 6, bPhaCar2.1, whole genome shotgun sequence, a single genomic window includes:
- the LOC104049233 gene encoding pancreatic alpha-amylase-like translates to MGVCFLLLIVGVCWAQYNPNTRPGRTSIVHLFEWRWADIALECERYLAPNGFAGVQVSPPNENVIITDPRQPWWERYQPVSYKLCTRSGNETEFRDMVTRCNKVGVHIYVDAVINHMCGASAGAGNHATCGSYFNAKTEDFPAVPYSGWDFNDGKCKSRSGDIENYHDISQVRDCRLVSLLDLALEKDYVRSKVAEYMNHLIDIGVAGFRIDAAKHMWPGDVKAILDKLKDLNTNWFPAGTKPFIYQEVIDLGGEPIKGSDYFGNGRVTEFKYGAKLGTVIRKWNGEKMAYLRNWGEGWGFVPSDRALVFVDNHDNQRGHGAGGASILTFWDPRPYKMAVGFMLAHPYGFARVMSSFRWPRYFVNGRDVNDWMGPPSNSDGSTKPVTLNADTTCGNNWVCEHRWRQIKNMVIFRNVVDGQPFSNWWDNGSNQVAFGRGNKGFIVFNNDDWSLNETLQTGLPAGTYCDVVSGQKEGDRCTAVEVHVTADGVADFLISSEDEDPFVAIHVDAKL, encoded by the exons ATGGgtgtctgttttcttctgttaatcGTAGGGGTTTGCTGGGCACAGTACAACCCCAACACTCGCCCCGGGAGGACGTCCATTGTGCACCTCTTTGAATGGCGCTGGGCCGATATTGCTCTTGAGTGTGAACGCTATTTAGCTCCTAATGGATTTGCAGGAGTTCAG GTTTCACCTCCAAATGAAAATGTGATCATTACTGACCCCCGGCAACCCTGGTGGGAAAGATACCAGCCCGTCAGCTACAAGCTGTGCACACGATCTGGAAATGAAACTGAATTTAGAGACATGGTGACCAGGTGCAACAAAGTTGGC GTACATATTTATGTGGATGCAGTAATCAACCATATGTGCGGCGCTAGCGCTGGTGCTGGCAACCATGCTACGTGTGGAAGCTATTTCAATGCAAAGACTGAAGATTTTCCAGCTGTGCCATATTCTGGCTGGGACTTTAATGATGGTAAATGTAAATCTAGAAGTGGAGATATTGAGAATTATCATGATATATCTCAG GTCCGGGACTGCCGCTTGGTTAGCCTTCTTGACCTGGCCCTGGAGAAGGACTATGTACGCTCAAAAGTTGCTGAGTACATGAACCACCTCATTGACATTGGCGTAGCAGGCTTCCGGATTGATGCCGCCAAGCATATGTGGCCTGGGGATGTGAAGGCGATCTTAGACAAGCTGAAAGACCTAAATACTAACTGGTTTCCTGCAGGAACTAAACCTTTCATTTACCAGGag GTAATCGACTTGGGCGGAGAGCCGATCAAAGGCAGTGACTACTTTGGAAACGGCCGAGTGACAGAATTCAAATACGGTGCAAAGCTGGGGACAGTGATCCGCAAGTGGAACGGAGAAAAGATGGCCTACTTAAG GAACTGGGGAGAAGGCTGGGGCTTTGTGCCTTCCGACAGAGCCCTGGTCTTTGTGGATAATCACGACAACCAGCGCGGGCACGGGGCCGGAGGAGCTTCCATTCTGACCTTCTGGGACCCCAG GCCTTATAAAATGGCAGTTGGCTTCATGCTTGCTCATCCGTATGGGTTCGCACGTGTGATGTCGAGTTTTCGCTGGCCAAGATATTTTGTGAATGGACGG GACGTCAATGACTGGATGGGCCCGCCAAGTAACTCGGATGGCTCAACGAAGCCCGTTACGCTCAATGCAGACACCACATGTGGCAACAACTGGGTCTGTGAACACCGCTGGCGTCAAATAAA GAACATGGTTATCTTCCGTAACGTGGTGGACGGTCAGCCGTTCTCCAACTGGTGGGACAACGGCAGCAATCAAGTGGCTTTTGGCCGTGGGAATAAAGGCTTCATCGTTTTCAATAATGATGACTG GTCTTTGAATGAAACGCTGCAGACTGGGCTCCCTGCTGGCACTTACTGCGACGTCGTTTCTGGGCAAAAGGAAGGTGACCGCTGTACCGCAGTTGAAGTTCATGTTACTGCTGATGGCGTGGCTGATTTCCTCATTAGTAGCGAGGATGAAGACCCGTTTGTCGCAATTCACGTTGATGCTAAATTGTAA